The Microbacterium sp. LWO12-1.2 genome includes a window with the following:
- a CDS encoding FecCD family ABC transporter permease produces MSGEVVTSTPSTHRTLRFTLVTIGLIVALVITCIVSITSGQYSLSPTDLIGVLLRGIGIDTAWAPASATDYGVIYNLRLPRLVLGLLVGAALAVSGVLMQAIFGNPLADAGVVGVSSGAALGAAASITFGIASLGMWTTPLFAFLGGLIAVLAVYFISRSGGRTEVVTLLLTGIAINAIAGAGMAFLTFLGTTSTREQIVFWQLGSLNGALWSNVALVAPLVAIGIVIALIVSPQLDLFALGERTARHLGVNVELLRMVVIVTVAILVCAAVAFAGIIGFAGLVVPHLMRMIIGPAHLPLMIASAVGGALLIAVADLVARTAVPLADMPIGMITSLVGGPFFLWLLVRTRRRSGGWA; encoded by the coding sequence ATGAGCGGAGAGGTCGTCACCTCCACGCCGAGCACACACCGCACGCTGCGGTTCACCCTGGTCACGATCGGACTGATCGTCGCGCTCGTGATCACCTGCATCGTGTCGATCACGAGCGGCCAGTACTCGCTGTCGCCCACCGACCTGATCGGGGTGCTACTGCGGGGCATCGGCATCGACACGGCCTGGGCTCCGGCCTCGGCGACCGACTACGGCGTGATCTACAACCTGCGACTCCCCCGGCTCGTGCTGGGGCTGCTCGTCGGCGCCGCACTCGCCGTGTCCGGTGTGCTCATGCAGGCGATCTTCGGCAACCCGCTCGCGGATGCCGGTGTCGTCGGCGTCTCCTCCGGCGCAGCGCTCGGCGCCGCGGCCAGCATCACGTTCGGAATCGCCTCGCTCGGCATGTGGACGACGCCGCTCTTCGCGTTCCTGGGCGGCCTCATCGCGGTGCTCGCGGTCTACTTCATCAGCCGATCGGGCGGACGCACCGAGGTCGTCACCCTGCTGCTCACCGGCATCGCCATCAACGCGATCGCAGGCGCCGGCATGGCGTTCCTCACGTTCCTGGGCACGACGTCCACTCGCGAGCAGATCGTGTTCTGGCAGCTCGGCTCGCTCAACGGCGCCCTCTGGTCGAACGTCGCACTCGTCGCCCCGCTCGTGGCGATCGGCATCGTGATCGCACTGATCGTCTCGCCGCAGCTCGACCTCTTCGCCCTCGGCGAGCGCACCGCCAGACACCTGGGCGTGAACGTGGAGCTGCTGCGCATGGTCGTGATCGTGACGGTCGCGATCCTCGTGTGCGCGGCGGTCGCGTTCGCCGGGATCATCGGTTTCGCGGGGCTCGTCGTGCCGCACCTGATGCGCATGATCATCGGTCCCGCACATCTGCCGCTCATGATCGCGTCGGCAGTCGGCGGAGCACTGCTGATCGCGGTCGCCGACCTGGTCGCCCGCACCGCCGTGCCGCTCGCCGACATGCCGATCGGCATGATCACCTCGCTGGTTGGCGGCCCCTTCTTCCTCTGGCTGCTCGTGCGCACGCGTCGACGCTCGGGAGGATGGGCATGA
- a CDS encoding heme/hemin ABC transporter substrate-binding protein — MRRVLAVFFAAALAVGLAACAEPGATAAPPAAVEDTCPQASVPLASLDLVDDVRGFTGPSTACLSSHAITPVDDDTTPALPVTVTDSEGREIEITDVDRILPIDISGTIASTVFALGLGDQVVGRDSSTVFAGTEDLPVVTKTGHTLNAEAILELAPTVILTDTTIGPKEIRQQLRDAGITVVVISSDRRLDTTDELVTEIATALGVPSRGEALIARLDAAVDETLAAIAEVVPAAEEDRARMLFLYVRGSANVYYIFGEDSGADSLIDAVGGVDVAAEIGWEGMKPMTAEALVAARPDVLVMMTDGLESVGGIDGLIERVPAVAETPAGINRRVIDMADSEILSFGPRSADVIGAIARALYAPEPSTPESAK; from the coding sequence ATGCGCCGCGTACTAGCCGTCTTCTTCGCCGCCGCTCTGGCCGTCGGTCTCGCCGCGTGCGCGGAGCCGGGCGCGACCGCCGCACCACCCGCCGCCGTGGAAGACACCTGCCCGCAGGCATCCGTCCCGCTTGCCTCACTCGACCTGGTCGACGACGTCCGGGGGTTCACCGGCCCCTCGACCGCGTGCCTCTCGAGTCATGCCATCACGCCGGTCGACGACGACACCACTCCCGCACTGCCGGTGACCGTGACCGACAGCGAAGGCCGCGAGATCGAGATCACCGACGTCGACCGCATCCTCCCGATCGACATCTCCGGCACCATCGCCTCGACCGTGTTCGCCCTCGGGCTGGGCGACCAGGTCGTCGGTCGCGACTCGTCCACCGTCTTCGCCGGCACCGAGGACCTGCCCGTCGTCACGAAGACCGGGCACACGCTCAACGCCGAGGCCATCCTGGAGCTCGCGCCGACCGTCATCCTGACCGACACCACGATCGGCCCGAAAGAGATCCGTCAGCAGCTGCGCGACGCCGGCATCACCGTCGTCGTGATCTCCAGCGACCGACGCCTCGACACCACCGACGAGCTCGTGACCGAGATCGCCACGGCGCTCGGCGTGCCCAGCCGCGGAGAGGCGCTCATCGCACGGCTCGACGCCGCAGTCGACGAGACCCTCGCCGCGATCGCCGAAGTAGTCCCCGCCGCTGAGGAGGACCGCGCGCGGATGCTGTTCCTCTACGTGCGCGGCAGCGCGAACGTGTATTACATCTTCGGAGAGGATTCCGGTGCCGACTCCCTCATCGACGCCGTGGGCGGAGTGGATGTCGCCGCCGAGATCGGCTGGGAAGGCATGAAGCCCATGACCGCCGAGGCGCTCGTCGCCGCGCGCCCCGACGTGCTGGTGATGATGACCGACGGGCTCGAGTCGGTCGGCGGCATCGACGGCCTGATCGAACGCGTACCCGCCGTCGCAGAGACGCCAGCCGGCATCAACCGTCGCGTGATCGACATGGCCGACAGCGAGATCCTGAGCTTCGGGCCCCGGTCGGCCGACGTGATCGGCGCGATCGCCCGCGCGCTGTACGCCCCCGAACCCTCGACTCCCGAGTCCGCGAAATGA
- a CDS encoding HtaA domain-containing protein, which produces MNDTAIASSGSTRLRVLLAAFVSFLLIAAGAVIAPPAHADGGTVTASVASATSSGVSVQVQASGLPDVAGAYAALIVKGTESGLTGAGGYAAFAMPFPTVSAGATSFTLTAPAGSLDRTKAYEVLVWQQHSNPDASTIYGRGDVVISTGQWDAVFGAAPTDPGETDPGTDPGTDPGTDPGTDPGTDPGTDPGTDPGTDPGTDPGTDPGTDPVEPEPVDASISVFLADGTTPAAGVALKAGDKVVVKGAGYDPTANVGGRGVPIPANLPQGTYVVFGNFASTWQPSAGAASSSRSVGSQVWALSEGVLNQVPSQYQGAIRSQWVDIAADGTFTATLTLKDAAATPGSYGVYTYPAGGVSNADQERSVALNYAKTPKIAVTSTVSALTPGITASVAGTDFGAAAGVYAAIIETGTEANVTTGGGFLAMQFVRGITDGAFSVDLTAAADTLDRTKTYEVLVWKQHTLPTAATILARAAVTISDADWDAISPVEPEPVDASISVFLADGTTPAAGVALKAGDKVVVKGSGYDPTANVGGRGVPIPANLPQGTYVVFGNFASTWQPSAGAASSSRSVGSQVWALSEGVLNQVPSQYQNAIRSQWVDIAADGTFTATLTLKDTAATPGSYGIYTYGAGGVSNPDQERSVALNYGKTPVVSTSVKSATAKDGLTVTASGKNLGAISGAYVALIEAGTEADITGTSGFLAMQFVRGITDGAFSVDLTAAADTLDRAKTYEVIAWQQHTNPSASTIYARSTVTITDENWAALQPAAAPSVTTSVKSATAKDGLTVTASGKNLGAIPGAYVALIEAGTEAEVTSGGGYLAMQYVQKVTDGAFSVDLTAAADALDRTKSYEVIAWQQHSFPNATTIYARGAVTISDTQWAALLEEDSAAVETKVKTATAKDGLTVTASGKNLGAIKGAYVALIESGTEDDVTAAGGFLAMKYVQNVTFGAFSVDLTTAAKTLDRTKSYEVIVWQQHSLPTADTIYARSTVTITPEQWNTLFDVTVPETPTKPVTPPVSVPGGSLRWAISSTFTNYITSDIAKGAIDVSNGATRSGGQFQFGQTVGGDYDTATGLGSVVYRGSVRFTGHNGVLDVTVANPQIRITSAGAATLYVSSGGSQVAFATVDLSRAVRTTANGAVTYTAAPTTLTDAGRDRVLSGYSTVLNPVTFTIGSVAAAPSGTTGTVAAAVVKAKQTLPATPPSAEGIVIDEENLAALESGQSATISASGFQANEEGIKVVVYSTPVLLDTVTADADGVATWTGTLPASLEDGAHTLTLQGSVDRGLAFTLTRATAVIGACTVEGATLKWGYKESFRTYIEGIAKGGWTLTDVAYQYPDYVWESGTGSLDDKALTGLVSYGGSITFTGHDGALNTTLANARLELAGDTGYLVFDVTGTTQDGASVDQKGVRLAEFALGDAAVVDGVLSLDAIPSTLTEAGAAAFGTYAAGEALDPVTAVIPVDAECGTVAEEEPEAEASGTVTAVTTAADAEGAPVWPWIVGGLVVVALAAAGGVLIARRNKKHETAEVTTEI; this is translated from the coding sequence GTGAACGACACAGCCATCGCATCCTCAGGGAGCACTCGCCTACGCGTACTGCTCGCTGCCTTCGTCTCCTTCCTCCTCATCGCCGCCGGTGCGGTGATCGCCCCGCCCGCGCATGCGGACGGTGGCACCGTCACCGCCAGCGTCGCCTCCGCCACCTCCTCGGGTGTGAGCGTGCAGGTGCAGGCGAGTGGCCTTCCCGATGTCGCCGGCGCGTATGCCGCCCTCATCGTGAAGGGCACCGAGAGCGGGCTCACCGGCGCCGGCGGATACGCCGCCTTCGCGATGCCGTTCCCGACCGTCTCCGCCGGAGCGACCTCGTTCACGCTGACTGCCCCGGCCGGTTCGCTGGACCGTACGAAGGCGTACGAGGTGCTCGTCTGGCAGCAGCACTCGAACCCCGATGCGTCCACCATCTACGGTCGTGGCGACGTCGTGATCTCGACCGGTCAGTGGGATGCCGTCTTCGGCGCGGCGCCGACCGACCCGGGTGAGACCGACCCCGGCACCGATCCCGGTACCGACCCTGGCACCGACCCCGGCACCGATCCCGGTACCGACCCGGGAACCGACCCCGGCACGGATCCGGGAACCGACCCCGGCACGGATCCGGGAACCGACCCTGGCACGGATCCGGTCGAGCCGGAGCCGGTCGATGCATCGATCTCGGTGTTCTTGGCTGATGGGACGACGCCGGCTGCGGGTGTGGCGTTGAAGGCGGGCGACAAGGTCGTCGTGAAGGGTGCGGGCTATGACCCGACCGCGAACGTCGGTGGCCGGGGGGTTCCGATCCCGGCGAACCTGCCGCAGGGCACGTATGTGGTGTTCGGCAACTTCGCCTCGACGTGGCAGCCGTCCGCGGGTGCGGCGAGTTCGAGCCGGTCGGTGGGTTCGCAGGTGTGGGCGTTGTCGGAGGGCGTGCTGAACCAGGTGCCCTCGCAGTATCAGGGCGCGATCCGCTCGCAGTGGGTGGACATCGCCGCTGACGGCACGTTCACCGCGACGCTGACGCTGAAGGATGCCGCGGCGACTCCGGGCTCGTACGGTGTCTACACGTACCCGGCCGGTGGCGTCTCGAACGCCGACCAGGAGCGCAGCGTCGCCCTGAACTACGCCAAGACACCGAAGATCGCCGTCACCTCGACGGTGTCTGCCCTTACGCCCGGAATCACGGCGAGCGTCGCCGGCACCGACTTCGGTGCCGCAGCGGGCGTGTACGCGGCGATCATCGAGACCGGCACCGAGGCGAATGTCACCACGGGTGGCGGCTTCCTCGCGATGCAGTTCGTGCGAGGCATCACGGACGGCGCGTTCAGCGTCGACCTGACCGCGGCGGCGGACACGCTCGACCGCACGAAGACCTACGAGGTCCTCGTCTGGAAGCAGCACACACTGCCCACCGCTGCGACCATCCTCGCGCGTGCCGCGGTGACGATCAGCGACGCCGATTGGGACGCGATCTCCCCGGTCGAGCCGGAGCCGGTCGATGCATCGATCTCGGTGTTCCTGGCTGATGGGACGACGCCGGCTGCGGGTGTGGCGTTGAAGGCAGGCGACAAGGTCGTCGTGAAGGGTTCGGGTTATGACCCGACCGCGAACGTGGGTGGTCGTGGGGTTCCGATCCCGGCGAATCTGCCGCAGGGCACGTATGTGGTGTTCGGGAACTTCGCCTCGACGTGGCAGCCGTCCGCGGGCGCGGCGTCGTCGAGCCGGTCGGTGGGCTCGCAGGTGTGGGCGTTGTCGGAGGGGGTGCTGAACCAGGTGCCCTCGCAGTACCAGAATGCGATCCGCTCGCAGTGGGTCGACATCGCCGCTGACGGCACGTTCACCGCGACGCTGACGCTGAAGGACACGGCGGCGACTCCCGGTTCCTACGGCATCTACACCTATGGCGCCGGTGGCGTCTCCAACCCCGACCAGGAGCGCAGCGTCGCCCTGAACTACGGCAAGACCCCCGTCGTCTCCACCTCGGTGAAGTCCGCGACCGCGAAGGACGGCCTGACGGTCACGGCATCCGGAAAGAACCTCGGTGCAATCTCCGGTGCCTATGTCGCGCTGATCGAGGCCGGAACCGAGGCGGATATCACGGGGACCAGCGGCTTCCTCGCGATGCAGTTCGTGCGCGGCATCACGGACGGCGCATTCAGCGTCGACCTGACCGCGGCGGCGGACACGCTCGACCGCGCGAAGACCTACGAGGTGATCGCGTGGCAGCAGCACACGAATCCGAGTGCCTCGACGATCTACGCCCGCTCGACGGTCACGATCACGGATGAGAACTGGGCGGCGCTGCAGCCGGCGGCCGCCCCCTCGGTCACCACCTCGGTGAAGTCCGCGACCGCGAAGGACGGCCTGACGGTCACGGCATCCGGAAAGAACCTGGGTGCGATCCCCGGCGCGTATGTCGCGCTGATCGAGGCGGGCACCGAGGCGGAGGTCACCTCCGGTGGCGGATACCTCGCGATGCAGTACGTGCAGAAGGTCACGGACGGCGCGTTCAGCGTCGACCTGACCGCGGCAGCCGACGCGCTCGACCGTACGAAGTCCTACGAGGTGATCGCCTGGCAGCAGCACAGCTTCCCGAACGCGACCACGATCTATGCGCGCGGCGCGGTCACGATCAGTGACACCCAGTGGGCGGCTCTGCTCGAGGAAGACTCCGCTGCCGTGGAGACGAAGGTCAAGACGGCGACGGCGAAGGACGGCCTGACCGTCACGGCATCCGGGAAGAATCTCGGCGCCATCAAGGGCGCCTATGTCGCACTGATCGAGTCCGGCACCGAGGACGACGTCACGGCAGCGGGCGGATTCCTGGCGATGAAATACGTGCAGAACGTCACCTTCGGCGCGTTCTCGGTCGACCTCACGACTGCCGCGAAGACGCTCGACCGCACCAAGTCGTACGAGGTCATCGTGTGGCAGCAGCACTCGCTGCCCACGGCCGACACGATCTACGCGCGTTCGACGGTGACGATCACCCCTGAGCAGTGGAACACGCTGTTCGACGTCACGGTGCCGGAGACTCCGACGAAGCCGGTGACTCCGCCGGTGAGCGTGCCGGGTGGTTCGCTCCGCTGGGCGATCTCCTCGACGTTCACGAACTACATCACGAGCGACATCGCAAAGGGCGCCATCGACGTGTCGAACGGCGCGACCCGCTCGGGTGGCCAGTTCCAGTTCGGCCAGACGGTCGGCGGCGACTACGACACCGCGACCGGACTCGGCTCGGTCGTGTACCGCGGTTCGGTGCGATTCACCGGTCACAACGGCGTCCTCGACGTCACGGTCGCGAACCCGCAGATCCGCATCACGTCGGCAGGCGCCGCGACGCTGTACGTGTCGAGCGGTGGATCGCAGGTCGCGTTCGCGACGGTCGACCTCTCCCGTGCGGTGCGGACGACGGCGAACGGCGCGGTGACATACACCGCGGCGCCCACCACGCTGACGGATGCCGGTCGAGACCGCGTGCTGTCGGGCTACTCGACCGTGCTGAACCCGGTCACCTTCACGATCGGCTCGGTGGCGGCAGCGCCCTCTGGCACCACCGGCACGGTGGCCGCGGCCGTGGTGAAGGCGAAGCAGACGCTTCCCGCCACCCCGCCGAGCGCCGAGGGCATCGTGATCGACGAGGAGAACCTCGCCGCGCTCGAGTCCGGGCAGTCGGCGACCATCTCGGCATCCGGCTTCCAGGCGAACGAAGAAGGCATCAAGGTCGTCGTCTACTCGACGCCCGTGCTGCTCGACACGGTCACGGCGGATGCCGACGGCGTCGCCACCTGGACGGGCACGCTGCCCGCGAGCCTGGAGGACGGCGCGCACACGCTGACCCTGCAGGGGTCGGTCGATCGCGGTCTGGCGTTCACGCTGACCCGCGCGACGGCCGTGATCGGCGCGTGCACGGTCGAGGGCGCCACGCTCAAGTGGGGCTACAAGGAGTCGTTCCGCACCTACATCGAGGGCATCGCGAAGGGTGGCTGGACTCTCACCGACGTCGCGTACCAGTACCCCGACTATGTGTGGGAGAGCGGTACCGGTTCACTCGACGACAAGGCCCTCACCGGGCTGGTCAGCTACGGCGGCAGCATCACCTTCACGGGCCACGACGGCGCGCTGAACACGACGCTGGCGAACGCCCGGCTCGAGCTGGCCGGCGACACCGGCTACCTCGTGTTCGATGTGACCGGCACCACGCAGGACGGCGCGAGCGTCGACCAGAAGGGCGTGCGCCTCGCGGAGTTCGCTCTCGGAGACGCCGCGGTCGTCGACGGCGTGCTGTCGCTCGACGCGATCCCCAGCACCCTCACCGAGGCAGGCGCCGCCGCGTTCGGCACCTACGCCGCGGGCGAAGCACTCGACCCGGTCACCGCGGTGATCCCGGTCGATGCGGAGTGCGGCACGGTCGCAGAGGAGGAGCCTGAGGCGGAGGCCTCCGGCACCGTCACGGCTGTGACGACGGCTGCTGACGCCGAAGGCGCCCCGGTGTGGCCCTGGATCGTCGGTGGCCTGGTCGTCGTCGCTCTGGCCGCGGCCGGCGGTGTGCTGATCGCCCGTCGCAACAAGAAGCACGAGACGGCCGAGGTGACCACGGAGATCTGA
- a CDS encoding potassium transporter Trk — translation MSSTDSHQTVEATVRHVPRYGVLMGIGVVVGIIAAGILTWIGSFEESQALDVVYPPGQVFGFLLLWTVPIGIALGGVAGLILERVARRHDRVVRVERETIIEAD, via the coding sequence ATGTCCTCCACCGATTCCCACCAGACCGTCGAAGCGACCGTGCGCCACGTGCCTCGGTACGGCGTGCTGATGGGGATCGGCGTGGTCGTCGGGATCATCGCCGCCGGCATCCTCACCTGGATCGGCAGCTTCGAGGAATCCCAGGCTCTCGACGTCGTCTACCCGCCAGGGCAGGTCTTCGGCTTCCTGCTGCTGTGGACGGTGCCGATCGGCATCGCGCTCGGCGGCGTCGCCGGACTCATCCTCGAGCGGGTCGCCCGCCGGCACGACCGTGTCGTGCGTGTCGAGCGCGAAACCATCATCGAAGCCGACTGA
- a CDS encoding zinc-binding alcohol dehydrogenase: protein MADKPQWLIREDASVPVLLALALRQAIGIRVPEDLPSLRDLPVRAPDAVDAAPAIEQQWRDYWDMTVEPRAHPSEVPLELIDGFDTLVALPASGAEQLAAAITPQAPEALRYARAAHDRYVNSMKSNTGGDAYRAYASAIAEFEREVGRRAHSFELNVQVLPFSQRGIWWIGALTVAVTDGLRRDVVAFDAAIRPVIAELA from the coding sequence ATGGCCGACAAGCCGCAGTGGCTCATCCGCGAAGACGCGAGCGTTCCCGTGCTGCTCGCGCTCGCGCTGCGCCAGGCCATCGGCATCCGGGTCCCGGAGGATCTTCCGAGCCTCCGCGATCTGCCGGTCCGAGCGCCGGACGCCGTCGACGCTGCTCCCGCGATCGAGCAGCAGTGGCGCGACTACTGGGACATGACGGTCGAGCCGCGCGCGCATCCGTCCGAGGTGCCGCTCGAGCTGATCGACGGGTTCGACACGCTGGTCGCTCTCCCCGCGTCCGGCGCAGAGCAGCTCGCCGCGGCGATCACCCCGCAGGCGCCCGAGGCGCTCCGGTACGCCCGCGCCGCCCATGACCGCTACGTCAACTCCATGAAGAGCAACACCGGCGGCGACGCCTACCGCGCCTACGCCAGCGCGATCGCCGAGTTCGAACGCGAGGTGGGACGCCGGGCGCATTCGTTCGAGCTGAACGTGCAGGTGCTGCCGTTCTCGCAGCGCGGGATCTGGTGGATCGGTGCGCTCACGGTCGCGGTGACCGACGGCCTGCGTCGCGATGTGGTCGCCTTCGACGCGGCCATCCGACCCGTCATCGCCGAGCTGGCGTGA
- the purM gene encoding phosphoribosylformylglycinamidine cyclo-ligase, translating to MAASPTNPYSEAGVDTAAGDLAVELMKSSVRATHGPEVLGGVGGFAGLFDASALRDFRRPLLATSTDGVGTKVAIAQAIDKHDTIGQDLVGMVVDDIVVVGAKPLFMTDYIACGKVFPQRIADIVRGIAEACSATGTALVGGETAEHPGLLGPRDYDVAGAATGVVEADAILGADRVQDGDVVIAVSSSGLHSNGYSLVRHIITNAGIGYGDNAADFGTTWGEALLEPTRLYTLPLLRLIEQLGSSAGSATQGAVHALSHVTGGGIAANLARVLPQGSWVEVDRSTWSPSPVFRVLSDIAGSTLESAEGTWNLGIGFLAVIAADKKDAAIAALNAEGMPSWQVATVGFGARPAGEFEQGAKGVDGGAVRLVGAYADGAK from the coding sequence GTGGCTGCCTCCCCCACCAATCCCTATTCCGAAGCCGGCGTCGATACCGCTGCAGGCGATCTCGCCGTCGAGCTGATGAAGTCGTCCGTGCGCGCAACGCACGGCCCTGAAGTGCTCGGCGGTGTCGGCGGATTCGCCGGCCTGTTCGACGCCAGCGCACTGCGCGACTTCCGCCGACCGCTCCTCGCGACCAGCACCGACGGCGTCGGCACCAAGGTCGCGATCGCGCAGGCGATCGACAAGCACGACACGATCGGCCAGGACCTGGTCGGCATGGTCGTCGATGACATCGTCGTGGTGGGTGCGAAGCCGCTCTTCATGACCGACTACATCGCGTGCGGCAAGGTCTTCCCGCAGCGCATCGCCGACATCGTGCGCGGGATCGCCGAGGCGTGCTCCGCCACCGGTACCGCGCTCGTCGGTGGCGAGACCGCAGAGCACCCCGGCCTGCTGGGCCCGCGCGACTACGACGTCGCGGGTGCCGCGACCGGCGTGGTCGAGGCCGACGCCATCCTCGGTGCCGACCGCGTGCAGGACGGCGACGTCGTCATCGCGGTGTCGTCCAGCGGGCTGCACTCCAACGGCTACTCGCTCGTGCGCCACATCATCACCAACGCCGGCATCGGCTACGGCGACAACGCCGCCGATTTCGGCACCACGTGGGGCGAGGCGCTCCTCGAGCCGACTCGCCTCTACACGCTTCCGCTGCTCCGCCTGATCGAGCAGCTCGGCTCCTCGGCAGGCTCAGCGACCCAGGGCGCCGTCCACGCCCTCAGCCACGTCACCGGTGGCGGCATCGCCGCGAACCTCGCGCGCGTGCTCCCGCAGGGCAGCTGGGTCGAGGTCGATCGCAGCACCTGGTCGCCCAGCCCGGTCTTCCGCGTGCTGAGCGACATCGCGGGTTCCACGCTGGAGTCCGCCGAGGGCACCTGGAACCTGGGCATCGGCTTCCTCGCGGTGATCGCCGCGGACAAGAAGGATGCCGCGATCGCAGCGCTGAACGCGGAAGGCATGCCGTCGTGGCAGGTCGCCACCGTCGGCTTCGGTGCGCGTCCGGCAGGAGAGTTCGAACAGGGCGCCAAGGGCGTCGACGGCGGAGCGGTGCGCCTCGTCGGTGCATACGCGGACGGAGCGAAGTAA
- the purF gene encoding amidophosphoribosyltransferase — MCGIVGMVGTAPVNQDIYDALLLLQHRGQDATGIATAESNGVMHNAKAQGMVREAFRTRDMRALLGNVGLGHVRYATKGTASNEEEMQPFYVNAPYGIILIHNGNLTNTRELTAEMAQRDRRHLNSSSDTELLLNVLAGELQNTTSAVDLDPERVFEAVERTHERIEGAYAVIAVIAGYGLLAFRDPFGIRPLILGHRKSRGDASTGSATQSGDGSAAQPGDEWVVASESLVLENGDYEVVREIEPGEAVFITNDGELYSRQCAIETTLAPCAFEYVYLARPDSVMNGISVYESRLRMGDRLADTIAKHVPMDKIDVVMPIPDSSRPAAMEVARKLGIEYREGFYKNRYVGRTFIMPGQAVRKKSVRQKLNAMSTEFRGKNVLLIDDSIVRGTTSKEIIQMARDAGATSVTFASAAPPVRHPHVYGINMPSRQELIAHGRTIPEIAEELGCDHLVYQEVDDLKAAITEGTAITDLDMSCFDGRYVTGTVSDEYLAWVEGTQTS, encoded by the coding sequence ATGTGCGGCATCGTCGGAATGGTGGGGACAGCCCCGGTCAACCAGGACATCTACGACGCACTCCTGCTGCTGCAGCATCGCGGCCAGGATGCGACGGGCATCGCGACGGCGGAGTCGAACGGGGTGATGCACAACGCCAAGGCGCAGGGCATGGTCCGCGAAGCGTTCCGCACCCGCGACATGCGCGCGCTGCTCGGCAACGTCGGTCTCGGCCACGTGCGCTACGCCACCAAGGGCACCGCCTCCAATGAGGAGGAGATGCAGCCGTTCTACGTGAACGCGCCCTACGGCATCATCCTCATCCACAACGGCAACCTCACCAACACGCGTGAGCTCACGGCGGAGATGGCGCAGCGCGACCGTCGCCACCTGAACTCCTCCAGCGACACCGAACTGCTGCTGAACGTGCTCGCCGGGGAGCTGCAGAACACCACCTCGGCGGTCGATCTCGACCCCGAGCGTGTGTTCGAAGCGGTCGAGCGCACGCATGAGCGCATCGAGGGTGCCTACGCCGTGATCGCCGTGATCGCCGGCTACGGTCTGCTCGCATTCCGCGATCCTTTCGGCATCCGTCCGCTGATCCTCGGTCACCGCAAGAGCCGCGGCGACGCTTCGACAGGCTCAGCGACCCAATCGGGTGATGGCTCAGCGGCGCAGCCCGGTGACGAGTGGGTCGTCGCGAGCGAGTCGCTCGTGCTCGAGAACGGCGACTACGAGGTCGTGCGCGAGATCGAGCCCGGTGAGGCCGTGTTCATCACGAACGACGGAGAGCTGTACTCCCGGCAGTGCGCCATCGAGACGACCCTCGCGCCGTGCGCGTTCGAGTACGTCTACCTCGCGCGTCCCGACTCCGTCATGAACGGCATCTCGGTGTACGAATCGCGTCTGCGCATGGGTGACCGTCTCGCCGACACGATCGCGAAGCACGTGCCGATGGACAAGATCGACGTCGTCATGCCGATCCCCGACTCCTCGCGCCCCGCCGCGATGGAGGTCGCCCGCAAGCTCGGCATCGAGTACCGCGAGGGCTTCTACAAGAACCGCTACGTCGGCCGCACCTTCATCATGCCCGGCCAGGCGGTGCGCAAGAAGAGCGTGCGCCAGAAGTTGAACGCGATGTCGACGGAGTTCCGCGGCAAGAACGTCCTGCTCATCGACGACTCGATCGTGCGCGGCACGACGTCGAAGGAGATCATCCAGATGGCCCGGGATGCCGGTGCCACCTCGGTCACCTTCGCTTCCGCGGCGCCGCCCGTGCGTCACCCGCACGTCTACGGCATCAACATGCCCTCGCGCCAGGAGCTCATCGCCCACGGGCGGACGATCCCCGAGATCGCCGAGGAGCTCGGCTGCGACCACCTCGTGTACCAGGAGGTCGACGACCTCAAGGCTGCCATCACCGAGGGGACGGCCATCACCGACCTCGACATGAGCTGCTTCGATGGCCGTTATGTCACCGGCACGGTCTCCGACGAGTACCTCGCGTGGGTGGAGGGGACTCAGACCTCCTAG